One genomic segment of Catalinimonas alkaloidigena includes these proteins:
- a CDS encoding alanine dehydrogenase has translation MGDQYKSGFKELAKEQALYPQEQLLKVKEGSKSLNMGIPCEISMQENRLMLTPEAIAVLSSNGHEIVVEAKAGASSKFTDNEFSEAGAKIVYSAKEALEANIILKVEPPTLDEIEMIKPGSTLISALQLGNQTPEYIQALNKKKITAIAFEFLEDKVGGMPVVRAMSEIAGNTVMSIASHYLSSVANGKGMIIGGITGVPPTKVVILGAGTVGEYAARAAIGLGAQVQVFDNQLYKLRRIKHALGHQVYTSTMDISTLGESLENADVVIGAVRAEKGTNRMIVTEEMVANMKEESIIIDVSIDQGGCIETSELTSLKNPVFRKYNVIHYCVPNIASRVARTATTAFSNIFTPILLQTADVGGINEMIFHHRWFMRGVYTYHGSLTNAAIGKKFNLKFRDLNLLMAARF, from the coding sequence ATGGGTGACCAATACAAATCGGGTTTCAAAGAGTTGGCCAAAGAACAGGCCTTGTATCCACAGGAGCAACTCCTCAAGGTAAAAGAAGGGAGTAAATCACTAAATATGGGAATTCCCTGCGAAATTTCCATGCAGGAAAATCGCCTGATGCTTACACCGGAAGCTATTGCAGTGCTCAGCAGTAACGGACATGAGATTGTAGTAGAAGCTAAAGCAGGCGCTTCCTCAAAATTTACCGATAATGAGTTTAGTGAAGCCGGGGCTAAAATTGTGTACTCTGCCAAAGAAGCGCTGGAAGCCAATATCATTCTTAAAGTAGAACCCCCTACCCTGGATGAGATTGAAATGATTAAGCCAGGATCCACACTTATTTCTGCTTTACAGCTCGGTAACCAAACACCCGAATATATCCAGGCGCTTAACAAGAAAAAGATCACCGCCATCGCTTTTGAGTTTCTAGAAGATAAAGTTGGAGGTATGCCGGTAGTACGTGCCATGAGTGAAATTGCCGGCAATACTGTTATGTCTATCGCCTCTCACTATCTGAGCAGCGTAGCCAATGGAAAAGGAATGATCATAGGTGGGATTACCGGCGTACCGCCTACCAAGGTGGTCATACTGGGTGCCGGAACAGTCGGAGAATATGCTGCTCGTGCCGCTATTGGGCTGGGCGCGCAGGTACAAGTGTTTGATAACCAACTCTATAAACTTCGCCGTATCAAACATGCACTGGGACACCAGGTGTACACTTCTACCATGGACATTTCTACGCTGGGGGAGTCACTTGAAAACGCTGACGTAGTGATTGGAGCCGTAAGGGCTGAAAAAGGCACTAATCGTATGATCGTCACAGAGGAGATGGTCGCCAATATGAAAGAAGAGTCAATAATTATAGATGTAAGCATTGACCAGGGGGGCTGTATAGAAACTTCAGAGCTTACTTCTTTAAAAAATCCGGTTTTCCGCAAGTACAATGTGATTCACTACTGTGTGCCTAACATTGCCTCCCGGGTAGCGCGCACCGCAACAACTGCATTTAGCAACATATTTACTCCCATATTACTACAAACAGCAGATGTGGGGGGGATTAATGAGATGATATTTCACCATCGTTGGTTTATGCGCGGGGTCTATACCTATCATGGTAGCCTGACTAATGCCGCAATCGGAAAGAAATTTAACCTCAAGTTCCGCGATCTTAATCTCTTGATGGCGGCCCGCTTCTAA
- a CDS encoding serine hydrolase domain-containing protein produces the protein MINTIPNQAVLMLLSLFLWAGDLQAQHVYYPEKNKWEERVPEEAGLNASKLNEAITFAREHEYEGARDLRIAILKGFEREPYHKLAGPVKERGGPAGLIIKDGYIVAKWGDVERVDMTFSVTKSYLSTIAGLAVDDGLIGNVDDPVQAYVWDGTFESEHNSKIQWKHLLHQSSDWSGSLFGMYDWADRPPNGGGIDDWKSRTLLEPGTNFEYNDVRVNVLAYSLLQVWRKPLPMVLKEKIMDPIGASSTWRWYGYENSFVNVDGIKMQSVSGGGHSGGGLFINTLDHARFGLLFLRNGKWRDQQLVSERWIKGLQQSSPGNESYGYMWWLNKGNQQWEGVSSSVYYAAGFGGNFIVVDQENDLIVVTRWLNPPQIGEMMRLVTRAL, from the coding sequence ATGATTAACACTATACCTAATCAAGCAGTACTAATGCTGCTTTCGCTATTTCTATGGGCTGGGGATCTACAGGCTCAGCATGTTTACTATCCTGAGAAAAATAAGTGGGAAGAAAGAGTTCCGGAAGAAGCAGGGCTAAATGCCAGTAAACTTAATGAAGCGATAACATTTGCCCGGGAACACGAATACGAAGGTGCCCGCGACCTGCGTATTGCTATCCTCAAAGGTTTTGAAAGAGAACCGTATCACAAACTGGCAGGCCCGGTAAAAGAAAGAGGAGGGCCGGCAGGTCTGATCATCAAAGATGGCTATATCGTAGCGAAGTGGGGTGATGTAGAACGAGTGGATATGACCTTTAGTGTCACCAAAAGTTATCTTTCTACCATAGCTGGCTTAGCGGTTGATGATGGCTTGATTGGAAATGTTGATGATCCTGTACAAGCTTATGTATGGGATGGCACATTTGAAAGTGAACATAATAGTAAAATTCAATGGAAGCACCTGCTGCATCAGTCTTCTGACTGGTCAGGCAGCTTATTTGGCATGTACGATTGGGCTGACCGTCCGCCAAATGGGGGAGGGATTGATGACTGGAAGAGCCGTACATTACTTGAGCCGGGAACAAATTTCGAATATAATGACGTACGGGTAAATGTACTGGCCTACTCTCTACTACAAGTCTGGAGAAAACCGCTACCTATGGTGCTTAAGGAAAAAATTATGGACCCGATCGGGGCTTCTTCTACCTGGCGGTGGTATGGATATGAGAACTCTTTTGTCAATGTAGATGGTATTAAAATGCAGTCAGTGAGTGGTGGTGGCCATTCGGGAGGAGGACTATTCATCAACACCCTTGACCATGCACGCTTTGGCCTGCTTTTCTTAAGAAATGGTAAATGGAGAGACCAGCAGCTTGTTTCTGAACGCTGGATAAAAGGTTTACAGCAATCCTCTCCTGGCAATGAGAGCTACGGCTATATGTGGTGGCTGAACAAAGGAAACCAACAGTGGGAAGGTGTTAGCAGCTCAGTATACTATGCAGCTGGCTTCGGCGGAAACTTCATTGTAGTAGATCAAGAAAATGACCTGATAGTAGTCACCCGTTGGCTCAATCCACCTCAGATCGGTGAAATGATGAGACTGGTGACAAGAGCACTATAA
- a CDS encoding phosphatidylserine decarboxylase family protein has protein sequence MKIHKEGRTLLIVLLIILVVANLLLINLLPGRQELHRATMIASTIFYLLILQFFRNPRVIVQGSEEQVLAPADGKVVVIEEVDEHEYFQGARRLQISIFMSPINVHINRNPVSGVIKYFKYHAGQYLVAWHPKSSTDNERTTVVVELQNGIEVMVRQIAGAMARRIKWYVDEGDKIKQGEEFGFIKFGSRVDVFLPIGSLVKVNIGDKTKAGRTVIAELPEG, from the coding sequence ATGAAGATTCATAAAGAAGGACGTACACTATTGATAGTACTGCTAATCATTTTGGTAGTAGCTAACCTGTTGCTTATTAACCTACTGCCGGGCAGACAGGAGTTACACAGGGCTACCATGATTGCCAGCACTATATTTTATCTGCTCATTCTCCAGTTTTTCAGAAACCCCAGGGTGATTGTACAGGGTAGTGAGGAGCAGGTGCTTGCCCCCGCCGATGGTAAAGTGGTAGTAATTGAAGAGGTAGACGAGCACGAATACTTTCAGGGCGCTAGGCGCCTGCAGATTTCTATTTTTATGTCTCCCATCAATGTGCATATCAACCGCAATCCGGTCTCAGGGGTGATCAAATACTTTAAGTATCATGCGGGGCAGTACCTGGTAGCCTGGCACCCTAAGTCAAGTACTGACAATGAGAGGACGACAGTGGTAGTAGAATTACAGAATGGCATAGAGGTAATGGTACGTCAAATTGCCGGAGCTATGGCCAGGAGAATAAAATGGTATGTGGACGAAGGAGATAAGATTAAACAGGGCGAAGAGTTTGGCTTTATCAAATTTGGGTCAAGGGTAGATGTGTTTCTGCCAATAGGCTCATTGGTAAAGGTGAATATCGGTGACAAAACCAAGGCTGGACGTACCGTAATTGCAGAGCTTCCGGAAGGTTAA
- a CDS encoding Glu/Leu/Phe/Val family dehydrogenase — translation MTYVEPAPIKDKENPFESMMSRFHIASQALGLNDEVYNVLKTPVKQVIVSLPITMDDGSIRVFEGYRVIHSNILGPSKGGVRYDMGVNLDEVKALAAWMTWKCAVVDIPYGGAKGGIRCNPRQMSSGEIERLTRAYTQEMINIFGPDRDIPAPDMGTGPNEMAWLMDEYSRAHGMTVNSVVTGKPLVLGGSLGRTEATGRGVMVSAFAAMERLKINPYKATVAVQGFGNVGSFAALLMEERGCTVVAISDVTGAYYNADGIDIKEALNYRTANNGTLEGFRGGDKIDGGELLTLEVDILVPAAMEDVITVRNAERIQAKLIVEGANGPTSARADDIINSKGVLVVPDIMANAGGVTVSYFEWVQNRLGYKWTRDRVNRRSDRIMKDAFERVYQAAVKYGVSMRIAAYIVAIDKVANTYKYRGGF, via the coding sequence ATGACTTACGTTGAACCGGCTCCCATAAAGGATAAAGAGAATCCTTTTGAGTCTATGATGTCGAGATTTCACATTGCTTCTCAAGCATTGGGACTGAATGATGAAGTGTATAATGTATTAAAAACTCCGGTAAAGCAGGTAATCGTTTCCTTACCCATCACGATGGATGATGGGTCTATCAGGGTTTTTGAAGGTTACAGGGTGATCCATTCCAATATTTTAGGTCCTTCTAAGGGAGGTGTGCGCTACGATATGGGGGTGAATCTGGATGAGGTAAAGGCGCTGGCAGCCTGGATGACCTGGAAGTGTGCCGTAGTAGATATTCCTTATGGAGGGGCTAAAGGGGGCATCCGTTGCAATCCACGACAAATGTCTTCCGGCGAAATCGAAAGACTGACGCGCGCATATACCCAGGAGATGATTAATATCTTTGGGCCTGATCGTGACATCCCTGCTCCTGATATGGGAACCGGACCTAATGAAATGGCCTGGCTGATGGATGAATACTCTCGGGCTCATGGTATGACGGTCAATTCGGTAGTCACAGGAAAGCCTTTGGTATTAGGAGGCTCTCTGGGTCGTACAGAAGCCACTGGTCGTGGAGTGATGGTATCTGCTTTCGCAGCGATGGAAAGGCTGAAAATCAATCCATATAAGGCTACAGTAGCAGTACAGGGCTTTGGTAATGTGGGGTCATTTGCTGCTTTGCTGATGGAAGAACGTGGTTGTACAGTAGTAGCAATCAGTGATGTCACAGGAGCTTACTATAATGCAGATGGTATTGATATCAAAGAAGCTCTCAACTATCGCACTGCCAATAATGGTACATTAGAAGGCTTTAGAGGAGGGGATAAAATAGACGGAGGGGAACTGTTAACACTGGAAGTAGATATTTTGGTGCCAGCCGCGATGGAAGATGTAATTACTGTCAGAAATGCAGAACGTATCCAGGCCAAATTGATTGTAGAAGGCGCAAATGGCCCTACTTCTGCCAGAGCAGATGATATTATCAATAGCAAGGGCGTACTTGTAGTACCTGATATCATGGCCAATGCGGGGGGGGTAACGGTATCTTATTTTGAATGGGTACAAAACCGATTAGGGTACAAATGGACGCGTGATAGAGTAAATCGGCGTTCTGACCGTATCATGAAAGATGCTTTTGAGCGGGTATATCAGGCTGCGGTCAAATATGGTGTGTCTATGCGGATTGCTGCCTATATTGTAGCTATAGATAAAGTTGCCAATACCTACAAATATCGCGGAGGCTTCTAG
- a CDS encoding phosphatidate cytidylyltransferase — protein sequence MISVLNKYNNITQRIVTAVVGILIIIFSVYFSMWSYFVLFFGICVLTQLEFYKLTGLDGMLPLKSTGTFAGALIFCLSFFVESGFLEPKYYLVIFPVTASVFFIKLYKKSDKKPFTNIAYTLCGIFYVAVPFALLNVIAFSRGGYSFQIVLGILSLFWASDSGAYFAGVKYGKTQLFARVSPKKSWEGSIGGAVTALITASLLSLFYQDLSSWQWLIVGAIIVVAGTYGDLVESLFKRSIAIKDSGSKLPGHGGFLDRFDGLLISSHFIMLFLKIF from the coding sequence ATGATATCAGTTTTAAATAAATACAACAACATTACCCAGAGGATAGTCACGGCCGTAGTAGGTATTCTGATCATTATTTTTTCGGTGTACTTCAGCATGTGGAGCTACTTTGTACTTTTTTTTGGCATATGTGTGCTCACGCAGTTAGAATTCTACAAACTCACCGGCTTGGACGGTATGCTTCCGCTCAAATCTACCGGCACTTTTGCCGGAGCCTTAATTTTCTGCCTTAGCTTTTTCGTAGAAAGTGGGTTTTTAGAACCCAAATATTATTTGGTGATCTTTCCGGTAACGGCGAGTGTTTTTTTTATCAAATTGTATAAAAAATCAGACAAAAAACCTTTTACCAATATTGCTTATACCCTATGTGGGATATTTTATGTTGCCGTGCCCTTTGCGCTTCTCAACGTGATTGCTTTCTCCCGCGGAGGTTACAGTTTTCAGATCGTATTAGGCATTCTCTCCCTCTTTTGGGCTAGTGACTCAGGTGCATATTTTGCAGGAGTTAAGTATGGAAAAACGCAGCTTTTTGCCAGAGTTTCACCCAAAAAATCGTGGGAAGGAAGTATAGGGGGCGCAGTAACTGCCTTGATTACAGCAAGTTTGCTTTCCTTGTTTTATCAGGACCTGAGTTCCTGGCAATGGCTAATAGTTGGTGCTATTATTGTTGTGGCAGGTACCTATGGTGACCTGGTAGAATCGCTTTTCAAAAGAAGTATTGCGATCAAGGATTCGGGCTCTAAGCTACCAGGACATGGTGGTTTTCTTGACCGTTTTGATGGTTTGTTAATTTCATCTCACTTTATAATGCTTTTTTTAAAAATTTTTTAA
- a CDS encoding putative signal transducing protein — translation MNSKWQKVYTTHMMYRAEIVKAVLEDHHLNPVLVDKQDTSYHFGTIELYVAPDEVINAMKIIEDDISFK, via the coding sequence ATGAACAGTAAGTGGCAGAAAGTGTATACTACGCATATGATGTACCGGGCTGAGATTGTCAAAGCGGTACTGGAAGATCACCATTTAAACCCGGTACTGGTTGATAAGCAGGATACTTCTTATCATTTTGGTACCATAGAGCTGTATGTAGCTCCTGATGAAGTGATAAATGCTATGAAAATCATTGAAGATGATATCAGTTTTAAATAA
- a CDS encoding CPBP family intramembrane glutamic endopeptidase → MRKESEVYYAEPKRSVIASVFLLIGFIMLGLILGNILGMLISLPLFDADYQSMASAFLDPTSSPNSRKALLIVQACSSLFGFILSPLVFWKLVEKRSLSSLFDDHYLEITLVLMVGLIVISFMLANSIVIEWNMNLDFSQFSGAFEEWASAKEEQLKELTEYLTRFESIAGLLVGLIVIAVLPAIGEEVVFRGMGQRMFQSLTKNPHAGIWIAAFLFSFIHLQFYGFFPRFLLGALFGYIYYWSGNLWYPIFAHFVNNGFTLIMLYLYQQDATDLNVEATESVPIVTALLALLVTIGLLYYFRKRISQLSLTQDEQ, encoded by the coding sequence ATGAGAAAAGAATCGGAAGTATACTATGCAGAGCCTAAGCGGAGCGTTATCGCCTCTGTTTTTCTCCTGATAGGCTTTATTATGCTGGGCCTTATACTGGGAAACATATTAGGGATGTTGATTTCCCTGCCACTTTTTGATGCTGATTATCAAAGCATGGCTTCGGCATTTTTAGACCCTACCTCTTCACCTAATTCTAGAAAAGCCTTATTAATAGTTCAGGCATGTAGTTCACTATTTGGCTTTATATTATCCCCTCTGGTGTTTTGGAAACTGGTAGAGAAGAGAAGCTTATCATCCCTCTTTGATGATCATTACTTGGAAATTACACTCGTCTTGATGGTAGGACTTATCGTAATCAGCTTTATGCTGGCAAATTCTATCGTAATTGAGTGGAACATGAACCTGGACTTCAGCCAGTTTTCAGGAGCTTTTGAGGAGTGGGCTAGCGCTAAAGAAGAACAACTCAAGGAGCTAACGGAATATCTTACCCGTTTTGAATCTATTGCGGGTTTATTGGTAGGCTTGATAGTAATCGCAGTATTACCTGCCATAGGAGAAGAGGTGGTCTTTCGGGGCATGGGTCAGCGCATGTTTCAGTCTTTGACCAAAAACCCTCACGCAGGTATCTGGATTGCCGCTTTTCTGTTTAGCTTTATTCACCTTCAGTTTTACGGCTTTTTTCCGCGCTTTCTGCTGGGAGCTTTGTTTGGGTACATTTATTACTGGTCGGGTAATCTATGGTATCCTATTTTTGCGCACTTTGTCAATAATGGTTTTACCCTCATTATGTTATACTTATATCAGCAGGATGCTACTGATCTGAATGTTGAAGCCACTGAATCAGTCCCAATAGTTACTGCGCTCCTTGCCCTTTTAGTTACTATAGGTTTGCTCTATTACTTTAGAAAAAGAATTTCTCAGTTAAGCCTAACACAGGATGAACAGTAA
- the dusB gene encoding tRNA dihydrouridine synthase DusB encodes MVRIGDLELGEFPLLLAPMEDVSDPPFRAVCKENGADMMYTEFISADGLIRDAEKSVEKLDIYDYERPIGIQIFGDKIDPMRQAAAIAEEANPEVVDINYGCPVKKVACKGAGAGILLDLPKMQAMTAEIVKQVNLPVTVKTRLGWDDNSIKILEAAKRLQDVGIQALTIHGRTRKQMYKGVANWDYIAEVKNHPDIHIPIFGNGDIDSPEKALEYKNKYGVDGIMIGRAAIGYPWIFREIKYFLQTGEKLAPPTMKERVATAKKHLEFSVEWKGERKGIFEMRRHYTNYFKGIHGFKQYRMQLVESDSAAEISDLLEHVAEAYDGYFRQEAIAAG; translated from the coding sequence TTGGTACGGATCGGTGATTTAGAACTCGGAGAATTTCCCTTACTACTCGCTCCTATGGAAGACGTAAGCGACCCTCCTTTCAGGGCAGTCTGTAAAGAAAATGGAGCAGATATGATGTATACTGAGTTTATCTCTGCCGACGGATTAATCCGTGACGCTGAGAAAAGCGTAGAAAAGCTTGATATCTATGACTATGAGCGTCCTATCGGCATACAGATTTTTGGGGATAAGATAGACCCTATGCGCCAGGCAGCAGCGATTGCCGAAGAAGCAAACCCGGAAGTGGTAGACATTAACTATGGCTGTCCGGTGAAAAAAGTAGCCTGTAAAGGCGCCGGGGCAGGAATACTGCTTGACCTTCCTAAAATGCAGGCAATGACCGCTGAAATCGTAAAACAGGTTAACCTGCCCGTTACTGTCAAGACTCGACTGGGCTGGGATGATAACTCTATCAAAATCCTGGAAGCCGCTAAGCGTCTGCAGGATGTGGGCATACAAGCGCTTACCATTCATGGACGCACCCGCAAGCAGATGTACAAAGGGGTAGCCAATTGGGACTATATTGCGGAAGTAAAAAACCACCCTGATATCCATATACCGATCTTTGGAAATGGTGATATTGACTCTCCTGAGAAGGCGCTGGAATATAAAAATAAATATGGTGTGGATGGCATCATGATTGGCAGAGCGGCTATCGGTTATCCCTGGATTTTTCGGGAAATCAAGTACTTTTTACAGACAGGAGAGAAATTAGCTCCACCTACGATGAAAGAAAGAGTAGCCACCGCCAAAAAACATCTGGAGTTTTCTGTAGAATGGAAGGGCGAGCGCAAAGGAATTTTTGAAATGCGTCGCCACTATACCAATTATTTCAAGGGAATTCATGGCTTTAAACAATATCGCATGCAGTTGGTAGAGTCAGATTCTGCTGCGGAGATCAGTGATCTGCTGGAGCATGTGGCGGAAGCATACGACGGCTATTTCCGTCAGGAGGCGATCGCAGCCGGATGA
- a CDS encoding DMT family transporter, with translation MKQALRYKKSLKVSSQWLPWMILGVLALVWGSSFILIKKGLNAFSAGEVGALRIVSAALFLLPIAAPKIRTLATRQKWILLIIGFVGSFIPAFLFATAQTSISSSLTGILNALTPLCTLLLGAAFFGQVITSKNGTGLGIGFIGSLILILGGTGNNLGEINLYALLVIGATICYGLNLNIIKNYTPEIHPVVITSVSLLFVGPLALVYLLSFTQFTTHVQASAALWPLLAIVALGVIGTALALTLFNKLVQMQTAVFASSVTYLIPIVAVIWGVWDGEVLSAYHFLGMGAILCGVYVANRL, from the coding sequence ATGAAACAGGCCCTACGATATAAAAAATCACTAAAAGTATCTTCTCAGTGGCTACCCTGGATGATCCTGGGCGTATTGGCCCTGGTATGGGGGAGTTCGTTTATTCTTATTAAAAAGGGATTAAATGCCTTTTCTGCCGGTGAAGTTGGCGCCTTACGTATTGTGTCGGCTGCACTTTTTTTGCTTCCAATAGCCGCACCCAAAATACGGACGCTAGCCACAAGGCAAAAATGGATCTTACTTATTATTGGTTTTGTAGGCAGCTTTATACCGGCTTTTTTATTTGCCACAGCCCAGACATCTATCAGCAGTTCGCTTACTGGTATCCTTAATGCTTTAACGCCACTCTGTACTTTACTATTAGGAGCAGCTTTCTTTGGGCAGGTAATTACTTCAAAGAATGGTACGGGGCTGGGCATAGGTTTTATTGGCTCTCTTATCCTGATCCTGGGAGGCACGGGGAACAATCTCGGTGAAATCAATCTTTACGCATTATTGGTGATAGGAGCTACCATCTGCTATGGACTGAATCTGAATATCATCAAAAATTACACGCCCGAGATCCATCCGGTGGTGATCACTAGTGTTTCTTTGCTCTTTGTAGGCCCCCTGGCACTGGTTTATTTGCTAAGCTTTACTCAGTTTACCACGCATGTACAGGCATCTGCGGCACTCTGGCCCCTTTTAGCCATAGTCGCGCTTGGGGTAATAGGAACTGCTTTAGCACTAACCCTTTTTAACAAACTGGTACAAATGCAAACAGCTGTCTTTGCCAGTTCTGTTACTTACCTTATTCCCATCGTGGCAGTAATATGGGGCGTATGGGATGGAGAAGTTTTGTCAGCATATCACTTCCTGGGAATGGGTGCTATTCTGTGCGGAGTGTATGTAGCCAACCGGCTGTAG
- a CDS encoding peptidylprolyl isomerase, translated as MKTAEIHTNKGVMKVEFYDKDAPKTVENFIKLSKEGFYDGLTFHRVIPNFVIQGGCPQGTGAGGPGYTIKCELSGDNQYHDKGVLSMAHAGRDTGGSQFFICHNRENTKHLDRQHTAFGKVVEGLDVIDKIRKDDTIEKIVVNEQA; from the coding sequence ATGAAAACAGCAGAAATTCACACCAATAAGGGAGTCATGAAGGTGGAGTTCTACGACAAAGACGCACCCAAGACCGTAGAAAATTTTATCAAACTGAGCAAAGAAGGCTTTTATGATGGCCTCACTTTTCATCGGGTAATCCCTAATTTTGTTATCCAGGGAGGTTGCCCTCAGGGTACAGGTGCCGGTGGGCCAGGTTATACCATTAAGTGCGAACTGAGTGGAGATAATCAGTACCATGATAAAGGCGTGCTCTCTATGGCCCATGCCGGACGTGATACCGGGGGCTCGCAGTTCTTCATCTGTCACAATCGCGAAAATACTAAGCACCTGGACAGACAACATACCGCTTTTGGCAAAGTAGTAGAAGGTCTGGATGTGATAGATAAAATCCGAAAAGACGATACGATTGAAAAAATTGTAGTCAACGAGCAGGCTTAA